A genomic window from Triticum urartu cultivar G1812 chromosome 7, Tu2.1, whole genome shotgun sequence includes:
- the LOC125523578 gene encoding uncharacterized protein LOC125523578, producing MSTNGVEINGISAASGARSTSVLPLESQDSMSVPNDVFAAAGCARSHVDAVVGEVCSEATSGWTRRVRVGKAPEEREMNPNRISALELSVRAYTEKRDGPVVYPSIGTSFDSLDEAYEFYNLYSWECGFGVRLAKSRLNVERKRCMQEIVCACAGKPLRENSRSARCGCNAMIRLLWSNDKGWYIAEHKDDHNHPLSLMCGQKCRGT from the exons ATGTCTACCAATGGTGTCGAGATTAATGG GATTTCTGCTGCGTCCGGTGCGAGGAGCACTTCCGTCTTGCCATTGGAGTCCCAGGATTCCATGAGCGTCCCAAACGACGTGTTCGCTGCCGCCGGTTGTGCTCGGTCGCATGTGGATGCAGTGGTGGGCGAGGTGTGCTCTGAAGCCACCAGCGGCTGGACGCGCAG GGTCAGGGTGGGTAAAGCTCCCGAGGAGAGGGAGATGAATCCAAACAGGATTTCAGCTCTGGAATTGTCTGTCCGTGCTTATACCGAGAAGAGGGATGGACCTGTTGTGTACCCAAGCATTGGCACAAGCTTTGACTCCTTGGACGAAGCTTATGAATTCTATAATCTGTATTCGTGGGAGTGCGGATTTGGTGTTAGACTTGCCAAGAGCAGATTGAATGTTGAAAGGAAGAGATGCATGCAAGAGATTGTGTGTGCTTGTGCG GGGAAACCATTGAGGGAAAACAGCCGCTCGGCCAGATGCGGATGCAATGCTATGATCAGGTTGCTGTGGTCAAATGACAAGGGGTGGTACATAGCAGAACACAAAGATGACCATAACCACCCGTTGTCGTTGATGTGTGGACAGAAatgtaggggaacgtag